The window aAGTGAAAGAGTCGGCTGATTTAGAGGTTTGAGGGATGACGGCtatggttgttgttgggtagCTTTGGGAGGTGGATCGCGATGATGAAACAGAGACGGTCACAGAGTTCGACTTAGGACGGTAAGGGATATCGGTGCGGACTTGCATAGGTGTCTTGGGGGTGATGGCCGCTCGTTTTGCACGAAGAGACGATGGCTGTTGCGGCTGAGGCGTTTGGGACCTGGGCGTCATTGGCAATGGCTGCGATGGTTGTCGACGACGGACAGAAGGAGGTGtcactggtggtggttgggaaggACGAGCAGTCAGGATGTTGTTGCGGTTATTCAAAGGCCGGCTGGAAATGGCCACGCGCAGCTCCATGATGCCATGATAAACCTGCATGAGAAAGGTGCGCATATATCGGGGATCTCCATTGTCGACCAGTAAATCAACATTGCTGGCCAGCCGAGTACAAATCTGGACGTAGGCCAATATCAAGGCTGTGTAAGCGCGTTGCATAGGCCCGTAGTCCCGTGCTGATGTCCGACCGCCTGACGACAGTTCAAAATCCTGGATTGCCTGCTCCAGCTCTTCAAAGTACTTGTGGGTGTTGTAAAAGATCATCTCGAGACTGGAGCGCCGTGAAGTCCCGTCGTTGGTCAAACTCATCAACGTTTGTACGCACAAATGGATCTGATAAATGGAATATAGAACCCCTTTGAAAAACTCCAAGACCGGGTCTGGAATTTGAGATTGATAACGACGTATTGGCAGAGCGGAAAGCTCGCGAACACACAGCGGCCTCTGTAGAGACGGTTCTTCCGGACTGAAAGGATTGGAGAAGGTCGGCGCACCACTATAACTGAAACCGCGAAAATGACTGCTAAGCCGGTTCATATTGGGCACATCTGTCGAAAGGCTTGAAGCCGAAGACGGCGCAAGAAAAGAGCTTGCTGATCCAGGGGTGATAGTCCTAGAAGAGATGGTAGACTCTGTCGTGCGAGAAGATGCCGTATCTGGTCTCTTTGGCTCCGGTAATACGGCCGGCTGCTCAGGCGGGCTCCGTAGATCGTCACTCGATGCCGTCATTGTCAGTGGTATCATTCCCGACGGTCTCCTGGTGAACCCATTGCTGTACTGAGAAAGAGACCGTCTGCTGGAAACCCTCGGTGGTCTAGACAAAGATGCAGATCTCGATCCCGGCGAGGATGCAATTCCGGATCCATTTACCTTGACCGGAAACCGGCCGCCTCGGCGTGATGGTACTCGCGGTGTATCAGCACTCTCACTCGACTCATCCCCCGTCTCTGTATCAGCCATCCCTTCAATGATACTCACACTGACACTCCGAGCTAGAAATTTCTTGATACGCTCAGTCACAACACGGTCTGTCTCGCTCTCGGCCAGAGCCCCACTGGACTGTTGATCCTGGGCCGTTGGTAGCTGCAAGACCTCCTTGGGAGGATAGATGATCGGATTGCCCGTGAACCTCAGCCGCTGAAGGGAGACCATATTCGCCATGCTAGCGGGAAGTCTTGTAATTTGGTTTTCCTGAACCGAAAGCGCCTTGAGCGAAGTCAGCTTGGAAATCTCGGGAGGGAGCTCCCTCAACCGATTCCTTCCCACATCGAGGAACTCCAATGATATTAGATCACATAACTGTAGCTGTGGTCAGCATTAAGCCCTCAGATCCAGGTCAAGCAGTACTCACTGCCAAAGGAAAGACCTCGAACGCATTGTTCCTCGCCGCAAGGTACCTCAAAGATGTACATTGCGAGAACCTCGGTGGAAGTCCCTTCAAGGCATTGTGTGATAGCGCGAGCCTTTCAACCCCTGTCCTCAGGATATCGACAACCTCATCAGGTAAATCAGGAATGTTTTTCCCAATCAAATCTAGCGTGATTCCCGAACCAGTTGCCCCAGTGGTCCCCGACACTGGCGTTCTTGTCTCCTCATCTTCAATCGCTTTTCTCCTAGCCTCCCGAACGAGAGCAACGACCTGATTTGGCGAAAGCAACGACCCAGTGTTGGCATTATTCGCATTGGGTGATGTACCCCTCGATGTACTCTGCCCTGTCGACAAAGGCGGGaatcgctgctgctgctgctgctgctgctgctgcagttGATGTGCTCTCGAAAGCGGCATCCCACCTCCAGAGACCGACCGGGCTGCCATCGGGGGAGCCTTGCGATGGGTGTCCATTCTTTATCAATAAGTCAAATTCGATTCAGAAATTAACAATGCAAACCCCAACTGAAAATTTCATCAGTGGCAGTAACAACGGAAACGCATATCTCAAAACTGAGAACCACTGTGTAAGAAGAGAGCTGATTGATCGATCCCGTCGCTGTGCTGTGTGCTGCCGTGCTTACCTCCTGCAGCACCATATCTCTAACCCTTCTGTGCCAGCCTGCCGCGCTGTACAACACAGCCAATCCTGGCACATCCTCGCGTGCTTGCTGCAAATCCCGTCAGCTCTCAGCCGTGTTTCTTGCGTTGCGTTGCCTGCCGCTGGGCGGGTGACGGGCAGCCCCCAATTACACACGAGGGCGCGGCCAGTGAACTGTCATGAATTCCATACCATCAAAGCTAAAGATCACCCACTCCGCCAAAAATATACATGAAGCCCCTCTCGATTTGTGTTTGGATCCAAAGCTTCCATAGTGGATATTTCCGATTATTCTTGTTATGAGAGTTTAGCAAAAATCATTGTTTTGAGCTCGTGGAAGTAAGACATCTCCAACCAAGTCTGCATTATTCTGTAGCCACGGAAACTCACCCATGTGCACGGGCCAACCATGGGTaaccatcacctccatcctcccACTATCCGTCCGCTCACAACAACTCAATGACATGAAACTCGGCAACACAATCACCCGAACACATGTCACTATCATGCGTGTCACCACTTCTTCAACTCATTCGTCCCAGCCCAGAACTTTGAGCATTCTATGGGAATCCCTCTCATAGGGGAAGCTGCCTCACTTACATGTCCCATGAGCTGTAGATATGTCGTGCGACGATCATTTTGCCTttgtggtgtgtgttggCCCCCTCTCACTCGCTCATGTTGTGACCAGCAGCCTTGTGAGCTGGCCCATCAGTCAGTCACCGGATGTAAGTGAGATTACAGCTGTCATCCCGTCATGTGACTTCGCTCCTGTTGTGTTGCATGAGGTAGGGTGTTCCAATGACGATGCCCGAGGCTGATCACTCATTATTGAGAGTTGTGAGGTATGCTTATCTTGATATTGAAGTTGAGATGGTTGTCATGAAAATATCTTCTCACAAATGAGAACCGGTAATTCTGCACTACTGCGTCGCATCGCATTATAAAAGCTTGATGAGTTGGTAAGCATTTATTGAGCGAACCCTGTAAGTGATGAGTCAACCCAAGACAAAAGCTGAACGtagccatcaccacaaccacaagcaCCAGCCTCTCCGTTTGTGAATTCTAGTCATTCACTAACCAGATTTCCAACAGTAGAAACCTGCTTTCTAACCCACCttcatcaacaccccctttccTTACTTACACTGTGTACTTCATCTTGAGTGACAAATATCTCCTCTCCCTTCAAGCCAAATAGCCACCAATACgtaaaccaccacccaaaaacaTCACCCCTTGACACTtcaccaaacaacaccatgtTACGGCAAAGCTCAAAATTGATAATGCCAAACCCGAAATAACGTACGAATATTGTAACAGCATTCACATACCAACCAACCGAATGCCCTCTCATACTCCTAAAACCAACGTCTCCACTTGAACACCAAAACTCCCGAAACTCCGCTCACAAGCTATCTATTCTTCTTTGGCGTCATGTTCATCAAGGTGCTTACCTACCTCACATCGGTACCTAACTTACCTGCCGTCCGTCACCCATCACAACAAGATCACGATCGAAACACCCACCTTCCCCTAACATGGAGAGCCGTGGCAATATGTTATCCAGGCAGTCATAAGCATAAGCCAGGCAGAGGTGGGCCCAGATCTCCCATGCCATGCCCATCCTCCCTGTCGTCACCTTTCTTTGTTCATTCTCCCCGATGagcgatggcggcggcaacaaATGTCAACCGTCCCTTGTCCACAACTGTTAGGGTAGCCCCGCCAGTTCCGGAACGGAGAAACGGGATTTAGAAAATTGTGTTGTGTCCTGTctcttgttgtggtggtggtgtggtgtggtccTCAGTCCGCCGAATGACTCACTCTGGAAGAGCGACCAACCCGGGAAGGAAGGAACCCGGGCCCCGGAATGCCGCCATCGTGATTCGTGACAAACCCAGCTGGTTGGACAAGAAAATTTAGGTAAGAAATCGGTTGACTTTGGAACGCATTGCATTGGGCTTGGAATTTTCCTGGGATCGGACCAGTTAGAAATGCAAAATGGGAACGCGAGAAAAACGCTGCAAAAAACTGGGGACAAAGGGACACAGCAAGCAACCAGATCGACCCCCGTCGTTACCACACCAACGATCCCATCTCCAAATACATGGTTGTGGCAAGTTGCTCGGTTGCCTGACCGTCGCTCATTTGGGCGCCCAAacagggggttgatggtaAGCGCAGGCAGGACACGTCGGAGGCACGATTGCTTCGGTTTTGAGACAGAAAGGTAGCTGCTAGCTCCGATGATTTTGGCTAATAGCATGGTATTTGTGCGGCTGCTAGTCGCGAGTCGGAATGATTTCCTTGAAGAGGATCAAGTCTGTCCGTCTTGGTCCCTTTCAGGGCCCGAAGGTCTCGGTCTTGGTCGAAAACCTACGGCGTTCCTATAAACTCCGTTTGATGCAATAAGCCTCAGGCCTAAATGCAGAGAGAGTTGTTCTGGCGGTTGCAAATCGTCAGTCTCGTTGCTAAACGAGAAAAGGCGTTAGCAGCTGTCCAGCTCTCCGCTGCCCAGTGTCCGTCCATTATGCTCCTAATAGTTCCCAACGCCCCCTCTCTGCGCCCTCGGACGCGAGATACTGTGTCCTGGTATGTAATAACGACTTAATAACAGAAAAAGCACGACAAACGACATCGTACACAAAAAAACACCCACCACCGTTCGCCATCAAAAAATGACCATGATTCCCCGCCTTCGCCTGTCGCCATTTACCCCAAATCCAGGATGTCGCATGCAAAAACCCCCAGAACACGCTTTTGCCCATTTTCCTTGAGCCATCTCCAAGCCCTCTGCTAGGGACTTGATCTCTTCCCAGAATTaccacttcttctccctctaGCGAGGGACTGACAAAGAAACAAAGAATGGTGTCACAGCGAAGGGTTTGGTTGATTGATATGATCGTTATGTGCAGTTGGCGTATGAAACGCAAAAATAATAAACAAGGTGTTTGTCGAAACGTGTGGTGTAAAAGAATTACTGCAGAATTCCCTGCCACATCCCTGGACCTCCTGGTCCTCCGACTGCTGGGTGAAGCGAAGAGATCATGTATGGCTGAGCCGCCTCGGTTGAGCAGCAGACTCTTTTGTGACTTCCTCGAACCATCGACTCGGGCCAGGCACCGGCGTTGGTCGAGTCCATTGAAAGGTATCCACGCACACTCTCCTGCAGCTGGGCATTGTCCATTGAAAAGGTCCGGCTTCGCTTGGTTCCGCTTCTGACCGGAGCTGACGAAGAATCGACCGCTTGACGCTGCAACTCTTGAAGGGCCATGGCCGCATCATTCATCTCACGCTGCCTGCACGCATATTGAGCATCCAGCGTGCCATCGTAAAAGTCCTTACCCGCCGGGCCGGTGTAAGACTCTGGCGACGCTGTCAGACAATGACCCTCCTCATAGACTTCGGGAACCGAAGCGATGGTGGGCTTCAGGCTCATCCTCTCACTGAACGACCTTCCATACCGGCATCGCGCCTGAGCATCCAATTTGGCTGACGGCGCGTTAACCGAAGAAAGAGACGAGATCGAAGAAGAGCGAGAAAGACGAGAAGAATCCGATACCATTGACtcgggcgaggaggcggtcGAGACCGAGTTGGCAAGAGATGACCTGCGGGGAAGGTGGTTCATGGGAGACGAGGTGACAGCGGGGGGCCACCGATCCAAGGTCTGAGCAACAGACGTGGAGGAGGCTTGGGCCATGGCGAAACCCATTGATGAACTTCTTCCAAGAATGTGGGAAGCAGCACTCACAGCAGGAGTGCTGAATCCACGAGTTTGGGGAGTCGTGCGTGGTGTAGGCAACAGGCCTAATGCAGGCGCAAAGCGGCCAGGAACGTATGCCGAAGGAGGACTTGGCTCCATAACGACTGGTGCCAAACGTGGCTTGAGAGCCGCATCCAGATCGCCCCAAGGATTGGCACTCTCAGGGGAGCTGCAGATGGCCTGAATAGATACCTCCCGAGTGGCCCGCAGCCAAGGAGCCAACTCTTCCAAGTTGTCGAGCGAGGGCGTCAGGTTGAGAATAAGTCGTTGAAACTGTTCGCACTGCTGTTCGTAAACGCGCTGTGCTGAGGGGCTgggaggcgaaggaggctGGGGTGTGAACTTGAGAACTGATTCAGACCACTTCTTGTAGGTTTCCTCTGTGATGTGCAGGTTCCAGTTCACAGCCAATATGAATGCCATCTCGTTTTGGTTGATCTCGGATGTTTTGAGTCCAGAGATTCTGCTCCAGGCACGGGCCGAGTAGTTGCGATCTTGCAGATACTTGGACGCCAAGATGAGAGCTGCGAGGAACATGCGGCGACCACATTGGAGGGCCTGGCATTCTCGGTTGCTGTCGGGCTGTTCCATGGTGAAATCATGGCTCGGAACGTGGGGTCTAATCAGGACAAGGTAGTACAAGGCAACTTGAAGGGTCGAGTAGCTGGTGCGGGACCGGCGCAAAGTTTCTTGAATGAAACTGCGCAGCGGGAGCACAGCACTGCTGCCCACCTCTTTGCAAGCTGGCGATGACGTAGGCCAGATGGCTTCGACCATGTGGGTCGAAGTGTCTAGAACAACATTGTTGAGCATATATCCGTTACATGAAGCAAGCGCATTCCTTACCGACGAGGTTGTCAACGAAATTGACCTTCCGGTCAGCCTGGCGCACGAGCGCAGGGGGACGCCCAGTCCTTGAAGTCGCAGAGTTGGAGGTTCGGCGGGGGTTCTGGCGCAATGGCGCGCATGATTCGGGCCGAGAATACTGTTCATGTTGCTGGCGGACCCAGGGATCGCAGCTCTTGATGACTGGCTCGCAGTAGCTTCCAAAGGAGCTTACTGAGCTCTGAGAAGATGTGGGCGCAATAGAAAAGCAGGATTCGCTGAATTCGGAGTCCGAAGAGGGTCCGTTGGAGGTATTGTCGTCCGAGTGCTGGGAGGATGCGTCGGACCAGATCGAGGTGGTAGAAGCGGATGCCAACGCGGCTAAGGGTTGGTTGTAAGTGGCATTGTGGAGGGAGGTAAGGGGGTTGATAAATGCGGGGGACAAGTATGTGTCGAGCTTCATCTTGGGTTAGGGTGGGTGGAAGTgcttccaacaacctccagtCGCCGTCACGCCGTGATTACCGATTAAACCAGTGTGCTGAACAGATCGTGAAATTAACGAGATGCAAGTCCTGCAGCAAATCTCGAAGATTGCTGCCAAACTTTGAATGTCGAAATGGACAGAAGACTCCTAAAACAGGGTGCTAAAGAGAGCCAACTTTTCACGAACGAGCAGACCGGTAGACGGGACGGAGACGGCGACTGGAGTAGAGTTATTTTTCGCAAGAGGCATCGTGTGTGTGTCCCTTCGCTTTGTTGGAGCGGAAGAGCGGTGGTTGAGGCTATATGGCAGCTAGTTGCGTACCATAAGGGGCGGGAGgcgaggtgttgttgagggtggttGGTGTAAGGGTGCAATCGTATGGATGGCTAACAGCGGGTCGAGACTCGACGATCGGATTCGCAATAGCTGAAGATGCAGGCGTGGTGGACTAGGTGGTCCTTGACAGTGGCAGGCTATGCAGGTACCGATCGGCTGTCTCTCTCCAACTGCGGTGTGGCTGCGAGGCCGACGGACTCTTTAAAGTGAGAGTATGGTGATGGCGACGGCCTGAGGAGAGCGGCAATGTGACTCCTATGAAGCGCGTGTCTTCTGGGGCGACCTAAGATAAGCTGCTGGCTACGGGTGGCCCCCCTGGTCTGGATGACTCTTCCCGTTAGATTCAGAGTGGCGAAGGCCTAACCGACTGTTGCCGCTAGGTGAAAACAGGTGGCCCCAACTGGCAGTGTGCCCCCTGTGGTCTGTGTGGTGTGACCTGGCGCTCAGCAACGGAAGCCTGAAAACGGGTCTTTCAGAAGGGCTGTGGCGACTTGGTAGTCACCGGGCTGGTTAAGCTGCCTGTGCAGCTcaaaaggggggggaaaaAATGAGTGGTTAGGTAGCGTTCTCGCGAAGctccctctttttctcgCCTTTGTTCGACAGGCGGCGGAttccttgttcttttttgaGGGATGGTGTGGTGTATACGGTATTGGAGAAACACAGAGCCAGCGGGGTGAGTGTGTGACGGTTGcttggctgttgttgacgagAGCGGCGCAGAGGCTGACTCCGCGGGCTGCTGAAGAAAGATGATGAACTCGGTGGAGGAATGTCTGTTGGTCCTATTTTCCTTTGTCGCAGAGTGCAAGCGAATGCCGCGCGAACAAGAGAAAACGTTGCTAGACAAACAGGCAGGCAATCAGGAGAACGGAAAGATACCAGAGAGTAGAGATGTAACAAATTAAATTAAGAGTAGTGAGGAGAGATGGTCCGTCCAGATCTCACAAGCAGACTGCCAAAGAGTCGCTTCTTCCTAGATCTTGAAGTTGAGCATGATGGCTGCTCGAtggggaagagaagagaagggagCGTTTTGGCCTGGCTCCTGGGTGCCGAGTAGTTTTGAATGGGGACTCCCTGGGGTCACTGGGAGATGCCCACAAGTGCCAACGAATTGCCAAACCGCCAGCAAGCCCGTCGCATGCACAAGACAACCTTGCTCCCCACTTTGTTATGCACGctccaccccttcaccaactccACCCTTCGAATGTTCCCACCTTTTCCATCGACAGCCTGCACGAGCCACTTTTGTTCTTCACTCGTTCATGGACAGAACTTCCTTTCACGACGCATTCGCACTTTtgtcccccctcctttcTGGCTGCAGCAAGACGGCAAGCACAATTTGCCAACATCGGTGGCTGTTCCTATGCCCCGtcatcccctcctctccccttcccacgccgccatcctcagcACATTCAAACACGGAGGAATAGTAAACTATGATATACCCTATCTCATCGCCTAGCGCCATAGCTTACTTCCATTCTCATGCAGCCAGGCCAACCTAGAGGTCATCATCGCGAGGACTCGAGTGTCCATCATCAGTTCCTAAGTCCAACCcctcgcccctcctccctcttcacacGGCCACCAACTCTCTGCGAGACACTCTTGCAGTTTCAACTCACCCGTaggagggatgggatggcATCGCCCATCTCCTGATTGGCTATGTTACTGCATGGCAGAAGGGGGCGGGAAATCTGGGTTGCAGGAGCGTGGCCAGTTCATCCATCCAAGTTGCTCACAAAGCAGATTACCCCTGTCTAGCGCCTGGACTGTTCTCAAAACAGCTAGCCCGCAACTAAAGGCGCAGGATGCATCATCACTCATCAGCACGGTGTTGATCCTGCCACACAGTCATCATTTCTTTCATTTCTCAACCCTCCG is drawn from Podospora pseudocomata strain CBS 415.72m chromosome 1 map unlocalized CBS415.72m_1, whole genome shotgun sequence and contains these coding sequences:
- the SOG2_1 gene encoding RAM signaling network component (EggNog:ENOG503NWQU; COG:S), whose protein sequence is MDTHRKAPPMAARSVSGGGMPLSRAHQLQQQQQQQQQRFPPLSTGQSTSRGTSPNANNANTGSLLSPNQVVALVREARRKAIEDEETRTPVSGTTGATGSGITLDLIGKNIPDLPDEVVDILRTGVERLALSHNALKGLPPRFSQCTSLRYLAARNNAFEVFPLALCDLISLEFLDVGRNRLRELPPEISKLTSLKALSVQENQITRLPASMANMVSLQRLRFTGNPIIYPPKEVLQLPTAQDQQSSGALAESETDRVVTERIKKFLARSVSVSIIEGMADTETGDESSESADTPRVPSRRGGRFPVKVNGSGIASSPGSRSASLSRPPRVSSRRSLSQYSNGFTRRPSGMIPLTMTASSDDLRSPPEQPAVLPEPKRPDTASSRTTESTISSRTITPGSASSFLAPSSASSLSTDVPNMNRLSSHFRGFSYSGAPTFSNPFSPEEPSLQRPLCVRELSALPIRRYQSQIPDPVLEFFKGVLYSIYQIHLCVQTLMSLTNDGTSRRSSLEMIFYNTHKYFEELEQAIQDFELSSGGRTSARDYGPMQRAYTALILAYVQICTRLASNVDLLVDNGDPRYMRTFLMQVYHGIMELRVAISSRPLNNRNNILTARPSQPPPVTPPSVRRRQPSQPLPMTPRSQTPQPQQPSSLRAKRAAITPKTPMQVRTDIPYRPKSNSVTVSVSSSRSTSQSYPTTTIAVIPQTSKSADSFTSAVSSNDDDSDDRRFASPPPLSTPLPSLPTPSSTNTTFNVTTPITLQLSAFLTSLRNLTTLIHTFLPSLDNLFSSVINNATTTYSLRSSTMVPLFEDLISKTSSVLQQTDILRSMLSSSSPLNYSENGPIWSTCKSLFNKWTNLGIQIREALGKKILSFGPGMVEGLRGVNKGVRGCMELMVALRGGGGRLDVGGGRLDVGGGQGSPGLGSPGLGSPGLGSPGLGSPGLRLGGSSTMKRRGQMGLPVTPRSVSLASGMGGSGTRGTYSSP
- the PCL5 gene encoding PHO85 cyclin-5 (COG:S; EggNog:ENOG503NYVQ), with the protein product MKLDTYLSPAFINPLTSLHNATYNQPLAALASASTTSIWSDASSQHSDDNTSNGPSSDSEFSESCFSIAPTSSQSSVSSFGSYCEPVIKSCDPWVRQQHEQYSRPESCAPLRQNPRRTSNSATSRTGRPPALVRQADRKVNFVDNLVDTSTHMVEAIWPTSSPACKEVGSSAVLPLRSFIQETLRRSRTSYSTLQVALYYLVLIRPHVPSHDFTMEQPDSNRECQALQCGRRMFLAALILASKYLQDRNYSARAWSRISGLKTSEINQNEMAFILAVNWNLHITEETYKKWSESVLKFTPQPPSPPSPSAQRVYEQQCEQFQRLILNLTPSLDNLEELAPWLRATREVSIQAICSSPESANPWGDLDAALKPRLAPVVMEPSPPSAYVPGRFAPALGLLPTPRTTPQTRGFSTPAVSAASHILGRSSSMGFAMAQASSTSVAQTLDRWPPAVTSSPMNHLPRRSSLANSVSTASSPESMVSDSSRLSRSSSISSLSSVNAPSAKLDAQARCRYGRSFSERMSLKPTIASVPEVYEEGHCLTASPESYTGPAGKDFYDGTLDAQYACRQREMNDAAMALQELQRQAVDSSSAPVRSGTKRSRTFSMDNAQLQESVRGYLSMDSTNAGAWPESMVRGSHKRVCCSTEAAQPYMISSLHPAVGGPGGPGMWQGILQ